From a region of the Lactuca sativa cultivar Salinas chromosome 4, Lsat_Salinas_v11, whole genome shotgun sequence genome:
- the LOC111917803 gene encoding stress response protein NST1, with product MGNLRRGKKSVEAENIVMLDEENDCFSNVDIPKPESLAKKSRASKRLKNNKNFTPKSYIYIDDDDDDDAKHSPMKFSKCKRTYPGKDSNNCHGVRKQSNNDPSTDHNASECEIMVDSKGMLQKLWERASLKKKASVQSESDSKKGQCGFGHIDEKSKETPTSNQVENEEKHKAEEAKQLQRVMKRKEAEKSRLLDIERRQKQRVKEIRETQEQEKENMNLKEIYRTKVQNDLKNLEMTCHDMPSLLRGLGIFVDDSSTQIRAAYKRALLSFHPDRATGSDMHQQVEAEEKFKLISRMRDKFI from the exons ATGGGGAACTTAAGAAGGGGGAAGAAAAGTGTGGAAGCTGAAAACATTGTCATGTTAGATGAGGAAAATGATTGTTTCAGTAATGTCGATATTCCCAAACCAGAAAGTCTTGCAAAGAAATCACGTGCTTCAAAAAGATTAAAAAACAACAAGAATTTTACTCCAAAGTCATACATATacattgatgatgatgatgatgatgatgctaagcattctccaatgaagttctcaAAATGCAAAAGGACATACCCTGGGAAAGATTCCAACAACTGTCATGGTGTTCGAAAGCAATCAAATAATGATCCATCTACTGATCATAATGCATCTGAATGTGAGATCATGGTAGATTCAAAGGGGATGCTACAAAAGCTATGGGAAAGAGCATCATTGAAGAAAAAAGCCAGTGTTCAAAGTGAATCTGATTCTAAAAAAGGTCAATGTGGTTTTGGGCACATAGATGAAAAGTCTAAAGAGACACCTACTAGTAATCAAGTGGAGAATGAAGAAAAACATAAG GCAGAAGAAGCTAAGCAGTTGCAGCGTGTGATGAAAAGAAAAGAAGCTGAAAAGTCACGTTTATTAGACATAGAGAGAAGACAAAAACAACGTGTGAAAGAAATCAGGGAAACTCAAGAACAG GAAAAGGAAAACATGAACTTGAAAGAAATATATCGTACAAAAGTGCAAAATGACCTTAAAAATCTTGAAATGACATGTCATGATATGCCTTCATTGTTGCGTGGTTTAGGAATCTTTGTTGATGACTCATCAACTCAA attCGTGCTGCTTATAAACGAGCATTACTTAGCTTTCACCCAGATCGAGCTACTGGATCTGATATGCACCAACAAGTTGAAGCTGAGGAAAAGTTCAAGCTTATATCACGCATGAGGGATAAATTTATATGA